One Deltaproteobacteria bacterium DNA window includes the following coding sequences:
- a CDS encoding AtpZ/AtpI family protein, which translates to MSDAQDGRDGPPEKRPVLFRAAKYTAIGFEFPTTVGAGLVLGHYADSYFGSSPWMVLVLGLLGLVMAFWRLVMLLRHFAREHR; encoded by the coding sequence GTGAGCGACGCACAGGACGGCCGGGACGGGCCACCGGAAAAGAGACCCGTTCTCTTCCGGGCCGCCAAATACACCGCCATCGGATTCGAGTTTCCCACGACGGTCGGAGCCGGGTTGGTGCTTGGGCACTACGCGGACTCCTACTTCGGCAGCTCGCCCTGGATGGTGCTGGTGTTGGGGCTTCTGGGGCTCGTGATGGCGTTCTGGCGGCTCGTGATGCTCTTGCGGCATTTCGCCAGGGAGCACCGATGA
- the atpB gene encoding F0F1 ATP synthase subunit A, which produces MGHHPFTWYDLVPGFLQGLVPLQIFFSLVSMVLLVCLALAARRRLLDTRDAVIPSDRITLVNIFELLIEFVTNLSDSIIGHHGRRYLSLYGTFFIFILLSNFIGLVPGFSPPTSNLNITLGLGLVSFGAYHYFGVREHGGAYLKQFMGPFLVIAPLFFLIEIFSHMFRPLTLGLRLAFNMFADHLVVEIFTGLTYVVIPVLFYLLGALVSVIQAFVFTLLSMIYASLALSHDH; this is translated from the coding sequence ATGGGACATCATCCATTCACATGGTACGACTTGGTACCCGGCTTCTTGCAGGGGCTGGTGCCGCTGCAGATCTTCTTCTCGCTGGTGAGCATGGTGCTGCTGGTCTGCCTGGCGCTCGCGGCGCGGCGCCGGCTGCTGGACACCCGCGACGCGGTCATTCCCAGCGACCGGATCACCCTGGTCAACATCTTCGAGCTCTTGATCGAGTTCGTCACGAACCTGAGCGACAGCATCATCGGGCACCACGGCCGGCGCTACCTGTCGCTTTACGGGACGTTCTTCATTTTCATCCTGCTGTCCAACTTCATCGGCCTCGTGCCCGGGTTCTCGCCGCCCACGAGCAACCTCAACATCACACTAGGCCTGGGCCTGGTTTCCTTCGGGGCCTACCACTACTTCGGCGTGCGCGAGCACGGCGGCGCCTACCTCAAGCAGTTCATGGGGCCGTTCCTGGTGATCGCGCCGCTGTTCTTCCTGATCGAGATTTTCTCGCACATGTTCCGGCCGCTCACGCTGGGCCTGCGGCTCGCATTCAACATGTTCGCCGACCACTTGGTGGTGGAGATATTCACCGGCCTGACCTACGTGGTCATCCCGGTGCTGTTCTATCTGCTGGGGGCCTTGGTGTCGGTCATCCAGGCCTTCGTTTTTACGCTCTTGAGCATGATCTATGCGTCTCTGGCCTTGAGCCACGATCATTGA
- a CDS encoding ATP synthase F0 subunit C: protein MKQLTAFVLTGLFTLLLSGVAVAADAAGGGSAGLVPGIVALGAGLGIAIAAFGCALAQGRVGGAAMESIGRNPNSADKIFTPLILSLALIEALGIYALIIAFLLAGKV, encoded by the coding sequence ATGAAGCAACTCACAGCCTTCGTACTGACGGGACTCTTCACGCTGCTGCTGTCGGGTGTTGCCGTTGCGGCGGATGCCGCGGGCGGCGGCTCGGCCGGCCTGGTCCCGGGCATCGTCGCACTGGGCGCCGGCCTCGGCATCGCCATCGCCGCGTTCGGTTGCGCGCTCGCGCAAGGCCGGGTAGGCGGCGCGGCCATGGAAAGCATCGGCCGCAACCCCAACTCCGCCGACAAGATCTTCACGCCGTTGATCCTGTCGCTGGCCCTTATCGAAGCGCTGGGCATCTACGCCCTGATCATCGCCTTCCTGCTCGCGGGCAAGGTTTAA